From the genome of Triticum aestivum cultivar Chinese Spring chromosome 3B, IWGSC CS RefSeq v2.1, whole genome shotgun sequence, one region includes:
- the LOC123066894 gene encoding probable disease resistance RPP8-like protein 2 (The sequence of the model RefSeq protein was modified relative to this genomic sequence to represent the inferred CDS: added 10 bases not found in genome assembly) → MEEAKNGEKGVDWQMSAAGQSNVATSTSMERIFWASYEDLPSDLKSCFLYLAILAKSGVMDVEVIVRMWIGEGFIKPHKGNTMEELGHKYLKELALRCLVGIESRNNEDDIRDVKVHKSLIAFLQLEAREAGFIEIHDVHDAFVAPSVRRLCFDIYGGRYTTFISKFTKLRSFVCMDKGK, encoded by the coding sequence ATGGAAGAAGCCAAGAACGGTGAGAAGGGCGTCGATTGGCAGATGAGTGCTGCAGGACAATCTAATGTGGCCACCAGCACATCTATGGAGAGGATCTTCTGGGCGAGTTATGAAGACCTCCCCAGTGACCTCAAATCGTGCTTCCTCTACTTGGCCATTCTCGCAAAAAGTGGAGTGATGGATGTGGAAGTGATTGTTCGGATGTGGATTGGCGAGGGCTTCATCAAGCCGCACAAGGGAAATACTATGGAGGAGTTGGGTCACAAGTACCTCAAGGAACTGGCCCTGAGATGCCTTGTTGGCATAGAATCGAGGAATAACGAGGATGACATTAGGGACGTCAAGGTCCACAAGAGCCTAATTGCTTTCCTGCAGTTGGAGGCTCGTGAAGCTGGCTTTATTGAGATTCACGACGTACATGATGCCTTTGTGGCACCGTCGGTGCGCCGCCTCTGTTTTGATATCTACGGAGGCAGATACACCACATTCATCAGCAAGTTCACTAAGCTACGCTCCTTCGTATGCATGGACAA